The Drosophila virilis strain 15010-1051.87 unplaced genomic scaffold, Dvir_AGI_RSII-ME tig00001170, whole genome shotgun sequence genome includes a window with the following:
- the LOC138911517 gene encoding uncharacterized protein, whose product MSGSKVEHTGQGSNHRIKASESAVMFHGSSASKTLFRYVPITLYSKSKSLRAYALVDEGAECTLIGRALADELELDGPATQLCLKWTGDITKNEPESMSVAVSISAPEHNAIQYALKNVRTIANLDLPEQSIGPQLLKSRKHLSTLPILPFNNVKAQLMGRVSVSSHPLRSKEDERSMQIMEATTTWQTGLLWRFDRMHLPDSYQMAVRRLKCLEAKMSKDPPLKEFMMNTMHDYKQKGYIHRLKDITNPNKKKTRLVWDAAAKVSGMSLNDCLLKGPDTLASLMGVLIRFRERPFADMFHQVKVRLEDQPAQKFLWRDGDSSRFPESFVVQVMTFDASCSPALANYVKNRNAERFVAEHPDAVKAICKNTFVDDWLQSVDTGAVVIQIAETVKMIHASGGFEMRRWTSNSKQVIQALEDDCEELDKRISAQDEAQEKVLGLWWLPGQDLLTFVVTPNLLAKASKERPTKRRVLSVIMSIFDPLGLLGFFNIRAKIILQNIWRSNIGWEYDLTNEDEADWQHWLDLVSNLNAVRIPRCMKWESRT is encoded by the exons ATGAGTGGTAGTAAAGTCGAGCACACGGGCCAAGGTAGCAACCACCGGATTAAGGCAAGTGAGTCTGCCGTTATGTTTCACGGCAGCTCCGCAAGTAAGACACTGTTTCGATATGTTCCAATCACGCTCtatagtaaatcaaaaagcCTGCGCGCATATGCATTGGTGGATGAAGGAGCTGAGTGTACGTTAATAGGAAGAGCGCTTGCAGACGAGCTGGAATTAGATGGTCCTGCGACCCAGCTGTGTCTTAAATGGACAGGGGACATAACCAAGAATGAACCTGAGTCGATGTCCGTGGCTGTGAGCATTTCAGCTCCAGAACATAACGCAATACAGTATGCCTTAAAAAACGTGCGAACAATAGCGAACTTGGACTTACCAGAGCAAAGTATCGGGCCACAGTTGCTCAAGTCTCGGAAGCACTTATCTACGCTTCCTATTCTGCCGTTTAACAACGTCAAGGCTCAGCTTATGGGCC GTGTGAGCGTTTCCTCACATCCGCTGCGATCCAAAGAGGACGAACGCTCGATGCAGATTATGGAGGCAACAACTACCTGGCAGACCGGCCTGTTATGGAGGTTCGATCGCATGCACCTGCCAGACTCTTATCAGATGGCTGTTAGGCGCCTGAAATGTTTAGAGGCAAAGATGTCAAAAGACCCACCACTGAAAGAGTTCATGATGAACACGATGCATGATTACAAGCAGAAGGGATATATCCACCGGTTGAAGGATA TCACCAATCCGAACAAGAAAAAGACGCGCCTGGTTTGGGATGCGGCTGCCAAAGTAAGTGGCATGTCGCTGAACGATTGTTTGTTGAAAGGTCCAGATACACTAGCATCTTTGATGGGAGTACTAATACGCTTCCGAGAGCGTCCTTTCGCAGATATGTTTCATCAAGTCAAGGTGCGCCTAGAAGACCAACCGGCACAGAAGTTTCTCTGGCGTGATGGAGATTCGTCACGCTTCCCCGAATCATTCGTTGTGCAAGTCATGACGTTTGACGCATCCTGCTCGCCAGCTCTAGCAAATTACGTCAAGAATCGCAATGCCGAGCGGTTTGTAGCGGAGCATCCGGATGCCGTAAAAGCGATTTGCAAAAACACATTTGTCGACGACTGGCTGCAGTCGGTGGATACTGGAGCTGTAGTTATACAGATAGCTGAGACTGTAAAAATGATTCATGCTAGTGGCGGCTTCGAGATGCGCCGCTGGACATCAAATTCGAAGCAAGTTATACAGGCGCTGGAAGACGACTGTGAGGAGTTGGACAAGCGTATCAGCGCTCAGGATGAAGCGCAAGAGAAGGTCTTAGGCCTGTGGTGGCTACCTGGACAAGATCTGTTGACGTTTGTGGTGACGCCGAACTTGCTCGCGAAGGCATCTAAGGAGCGCCCAACTAAAAGACGTGTTCTGAGTGTGATCATGTCTATTTTCGACCCGCTCGGGCTGCTAGGATTCTTTAATATACGCGCTAAGATCATCCTTCAGAACATATGGCGATCCAATATCGGATGGGAATACGACCTTACCAACGAAGACGAAGccgattggcaacactggcttgatctagtttcaaatttgaatgccgtCCGCATTCCACGGTGCATGAAGTGGGAGAGCCGAACCTAG
- the LOC138911516 gene encoding uncharacterized protein: protein MLYHAEEQPNHTSSWRCILPDLQRLSKLEKLRAVQLCVLDFLRNITKKVRLEGGLDLQKTLILKRSNEMDFIFIRICQEEEFYSEITCLRSGRRLTDRKSLLFRCSPYVDDSGILRIKGRIDNKEGVEVCVKRPIILPRRHQLTYLLVECYHRRYHHLHNEIVINELPQRYWVCGLRALVREVSNTCPACRIRRARIKPPGMGDLPIERLSPYTPLFTYTGVDYFDPYDVVVGRRREKRWGVLFTCLTVRAVHLDIATSLSTDSYLCVLKSFVARRGCPRRMQAQISEAQAGITPHGRIVGTNGALSKSILSEILPPSGLREEVLRAALADVIQADRVREDYGSKAELAWHEASELSVNWLTNFGRDGCAIDDIVIIVNDGAKRNCWTRGVVVDVHRSKDGQVRSAVVQTADGIITRSAVKLAKLDIKVGNTLHGRS, encoded by the exons ATGTTGTACCATGCTGAAGAACAACCCAATCACACGTCGTCCTGGAGATGTATTCTGCCGGATCTGCAGCGTCTCAGCAAGCTAGAAAAATTGAGAGCCGTACAGCTATGCGTACTGGATTTCCTACGGAATATTACTAAGAAGGTCAGATTGGAAGGAGGACTGGATTTGCAGAAGACGCTGATCCTTAAAAGAAGCAATGAAatggattttatttttatccgGATTTGTCAAGAAGAGGAGTTTTATAGTGAGATCACCTGCTTAAGGTCGGGGCGCCGCTTAACCGATCGCAAAAGCTTGCTGTTTAGGTGCTCCCCTTATGTGGATGACTCGGGCATTCTACGTATTAAAGGACGGATAGACAATAAAGAAGGAGTCGAAGTCTGCGTAAAACGCCCGATAATTCTGCCAAGACGACATCAATTGACGTATCTGCTGGTTGAGTGTTATCACCGCAGATATCATCACCTACACAACGAAATCGTCATAAATGAACTGCCGCAGCGGTACTGGGTTTGTGGCTTACGAGCTTTGGTGAGAGAAGTTTCCAATACCTGCCCAGCGTGCCGCATACGACGCGCCCGCATAAAGCCGCCAGGGATGGGCGACCTGCCAATCGAACGATTATCGCCCTATACTCCACTGTTCACATATACTGGAGTGGATTACTTCGACCCCTACGACGTTGTCGTTGGACGGCGTCGTGAGAAGCGCTGGGGCGTGCTATTTACATGCCTCACGGTGCGCGCCGTTCACCTAGATATAGCTACGTCGCTCTCAACTGACTCATACTTATGCGTTCTGAAGTCGTTCGTGGCCAGACGCGGCTGCCCCCGCCGCATGCAGGCACAAATTTCAGAGGCGCAAGCAGG GATCACCCCACATGGGAGGATCGTGGGAACGAATGGTGCGCTCTCAAAGTCAATACTGTCGGAAATTCTGCCGCCCTCTGGGTTACGAGAGGAGGTGCTACGAGCAGCATTGGCTGAC GTCATTCAAGCGGATCGCGTGAGAGAGGATTACGGGAGCAAGGCGGAGCTAGCTTGGCACGAGGCTTCCGAGTTGTCAGTCAATTGGCTGACCAATTTTGGAAGAGATGGCTGCGCGA TCGACGACATCGTCATAATAGTGAACGACGGTGCCAAGCgaaactgttggacaagaggAGTGGTCGTAGACGTGCACCGTTCAAAGGATGGCCAGGTCCGAAGTGCCGTGGTGCAAACCGCCGATGGAATTATTACTCGCTCCGCCGTCAAGCTAGCTAAGCTTGACATCAAAGTTGGTAACACACTGCACGGACGTTCGTGA